A stretch of Porites lutea chromosome 5, jaPorLute2.1, whole genome shotgun sequence DNA encodes these proteins:
- the LOC140939214 gene encoding uncharacterized protein yields the protein MPTFLPSPWIIPTTRRSPTRPRFAFTISCFPSAMVAHISRDSLPLGSDARLLHLNDPSCGVNYLTKKSVIIKAPLKGCGTVRRNIGYRVFFHNKVVVPFGYGNKRSLSVFPFKCVYSHFGFP from the exons atgcCCACCTTTTTGCCTTCACCATGGA taatcCCCACCACTCGGCGTTCACCAACGA GACCCAGGTTTGCCTTTACTATTTCATGCTTCCCCTCTGCCATGGTGGCTCACATATCACGTGACAGTTTGCCCTTGGGATCGGATGCCCGTCTACTTCATCTTAACGATCCCAGCTGTGGTGTGAATTATTTGACCAAGAAGAGTGTTATAATAAAGGCTCCTCTGAAAGGCTGCGGAACAGTTCGAAG GAACATCGGGTACAGAGTATTCTTCCATAACAAGGTGGTGGTACCCTTTGGATATGGAAACAAGAGATCTTTGTCCGTGTTTCCGTTCAAGTGTGTTTACAGTCATTTTGGCTTTCCTTGA